In one window of Buchnera aphidicola (Rhopalosiphum maidis) DNA:
- the cyoD gene encoding cytochrome o ubiquinol oxidase subunit IV, translating to MNKCEKIKNNFNKEKNSYIVGFLLSLCLTIIPFFCTLNHLFSREINFFIILLCALSQIIIHFVFFLHLSFSKKNSWNIISLLFVLIIVFIVVFGSIWIMYNLNHHLMF from the coding sequence ATGAATAAATGTGAAAAAATAAAAAATAACTTTAATAAAGAAAAAAATTCTTATATAGTAGGTTTTTTACTCTCTTTGTGTTTAACTATTATTCCATTTTTCTGTACTTTAAATCATTTATTTTCTAGAGAAATTAATTTTTTTATAATTTTACTGTGTGCTTTAAGTCAAATTATAATTCATTTCGTATTTTTTTTACATTTGAGTTTTTCCAAAAAAAACTCATGGAACATTATATCTTTGTTATTTGTATTAATTATTGTTTTTATTGTTGTATTTGGTTCTATATGGATTATGTATAATTTAAATCATCATCTGATGTTTTAA
- the cyoE gene encoding heme o synthase — MLKNYLEITKPRIIIGNIILIIGSFLFSSFPFFNFFLFLFTIFGTSLVIASSCVLNNLIDIDIDNKMNRTKNRVLVRNLINPTSALIFAFFIGIVGFFILGFLVNILSMFLAFIGFIIYVFFYTFLFKRKSIYSTFIGSFSGSIPPVIGHTAVSNDVNLFCFLLFIIFIFWQMSHFYAISIFYINDYRKAHLPFFPVVKGISKAKKHIFYYIICFIVSTSMLTFLGYLSYIFLLFFSFFSFYWLYISYLSIRKNDDKKFSSKLFHFSILIVMLFNFLISIDYYIF; from the coding sequence ATGTTGAAAAATTACTTAGAAATAACAAAACCTCGTATTATTATTGGAAATATTATTTTAATAATAGGTAGTTTTTTATTTTCATCTTTTCCTTTTTTTAATTTTTTTTTATTTTTGTTTACTATTTTTGGAACTTCTCTAGTAATTGCTTCAAGCTGTGTTTTGAACAATCTTATTGACATAGATATAGATAACAAAATGAATAGGACTAAAAATAGAGTTTTAGTAAGGAACTTAATAAACCCCACATCAGCATTAATTTTTGCTTTTTTTATCGGAATTGTGGGGTTTTTTATATTAGGTTTTTTAGTAAATATTTTATCAATGTTTTTAGCTTTTATAGGGTTTATTATCTATGTTTTTTTCTATACATTTTTATTTAAAAGAAAATCAATATATTCAACTTTTATTGGAAGTTTTTCAGGTTCTATTCCTCCTGTTATTGGACATACTGCTGTTAGCAATGATGTGAATTTATTTTGTTTTTTGCTATTTATTATTTTTATTTTTTGGCAAATGTCTCATTTTTATGCTATTTCTATTTTTTACATTAATGATTATAGAAAAGCACATTTACCTTTTTTTCCTGTGGTAAAAGGTATTTCAAAAGCTAAAAAACATATTTTTTATTATATAATATGCTTTATTGTTTCTACTTCGATGTTAACTTTTTTAGGTTATTTAAGTTATATTTTTCTTTTGTTTTTTTCTTTTTTTAGTTTTTATTGGTTGTATATATCTTATTTAAGTATTCGAAAAAACGATGACAAAAAATTTTCCAGTAAACTTTTTCATTTTTCTATTTTAATAGTTATGTTATTTAATTTTTTAATATCTATAGATTATTATATATTTTAA
- a CDS encoding TusE/DsrC/DsvC family sulfur relay protein — MLKISHKKIEKDSEGYLKKTTDWSTELAKEIAKKEKIILQDDHWKVINFIRKFYFKFNISPSMRMLITSIEKEIGREKSNSIYLFKLFPEGPAKQASKIAGIPKPSQCL; from the coding sequence ATGTTAAAAATAAGTCATAAAAAAATAGAAAAAGATAGCGAAGGATATTTAAAGAAAACTACAGATTGGAGTACAGAATTAGCAAAAGAAATTGCAAAAAAAGAAAAAATTATTTTACAAGACGATCATTGGAAGGTAATAAATTTTATAAGGAAATTTTATTTTAAATTTAATATCTCACCATCTATGAGAATGTTAATTACAAGCATAGAAAAAGAAATAGGTCGAGAAAAAAGTAATAGTATTTATTTATTTAAACTTTTTCCTGAAGGACCAGCTAAACAAGCAAGTAAAATAGCTGGTATACCAAAACCTTCACAATGTTTATAA
- a CDS encoding MFS transporter, with amino-acid sequence MKNYKMNFIELQVTLSFCIVFLLRMLGVFSVLPILSKYGLYLNGGNKFLIGLSIGIYGVTQIIFQIPFGILSDRFGRKQLIIFGLFVFFVGSLVSVSTNSIWSLIIGRAIQGSGAISGVSMALLSDLISEENRVKSISVIGASFAISFLISIVSAPIITENFGFFSIFWISAIFSIFCILIVFFLIPSSRNEKFRHRKKNIYQKKIKYIFNKKFFRFYLGVFFLHFLLTMSFLIIPYELELSGLLLHNHWIVYFTTIIISFFILFFIVFYFKFYFFLKNVIEICIFFIFLSFLFFLLSQHNLICLIFALQIFFIAFNILEIFFPSRLSQEITINDYKGSIMSIYSTSQFLGIACGGILNGWLYTFLSVTDLFLFEIFITFIWLIFSFFCKK; translated from the coding sequence ATGAAAAATTATAAAATGAATTTTATAGAATTACAAGTCACGTTAAGTTTTTGTATTGTTTTCTTATTACGGATGTTAGGTGTATTTTCAGTTCTTCCTATTTTAAGTAAATATGGCTTGTATCTAAATGGTGGAAACAAATTTTTAATTGGATTATCTATTGGTATTTATGGAGTAACTCAAATAATATTTCAAATTCCTTTTGGAATATTATCTGATAGGTTTGGTCGAAAACAATTGATTATATTTGGTCTTTTTGTTTTTTTCGTTGGAAGTCTTGTTTCTGTTAGTACTAATTCAATTTGGAGTTTGATAATTGGTAGAGCTATACAAGGATCTGGAGCTATCTCTGGTGTTTCTATGGCACTTTTATCTGATTTAATTAGTGAAGAAAACCGTGTAAAATCAATTTCTGTTATAGGCGCAAGTTTTGCTATTTCTTTTTTAATTTCTATTGTTTCTGCTCCAATTATTACTGAAAATTTTGGTTTTTTTTCTATTTTTTGGATTTCGGCTATATTTTCTATCTTTTGTATTTTAATTGTTTTTTTTCTTATTCCCTCTTCTCGAAATGAAAAGTTCAGACATCGAAAAAAAAACATTTATCAAAAAAAAATAAAATATATTTTTAATAAAAAATTTTTTAGATTTTATTTAGGTGTATTTTTTCTTCATTTTTTATTAACTATGAGTTTTTTAATTATACCTTATGAGTTGGAATTATCTGGTCTTTTGTTGCATAATCACTGGATAGTTTATTTTACTACTATAATTATTTCTTTTTTTATTTTATTTTTTATTGTTTTTTATTTTAAATTTTATTTTTTTTTAAAAAATGTTATTGAAATATGTATTTTTTTTATTTTTTTATCATTTCTGTTTTTTTTGTTATCACAACACAATTTGATATGTTTAATATTTGCTTTGCAAATTTTTTTTATTGCTTTTAATATATTAGAAATTTTTTTTCCTTCACGTTTAAGTCAAGAAATAACTATAAATGATTACAAAGGAAGTATTATGAGTATTTATTCTACAAGTCAGTTTTTAGGAATAGCTTGTGGAGGTATTTTAAATGGATGGTTATATACTTTTTTAAGTGTTACAGATCTTTTTTTGTTCGAAATTTTTATTACTTTTATATGGTTGATATTTAGTTTTTTTTGTAAGAAATAA
- a CDS encoding polyprenyl synthetase family protein, producing MNFSHVYEIYCNRINKKLFEIIQDLPFQNSVLLKAMKYSTLLGGKRLRSCLIYATGEIFQINITTLDVISAAVELVHSYSLIHDDLPCIDNDYYRRGKISCHIKYGENIALLAGDALQGLAFNILSNNNMPGVHDAIRLKMISEFSNSIGYSGMCIGQMLDLEKTRKEINISELKKINLYKTAFLIRCSIRLAYFSSNNFSKEVLLILDKFSVSIGLAFQIQDDICDFKHDIKKFKDKKNKIKNTYPLLIGLKKSKIKIKELYEEALFALKILKKNFDVNILELLTRFIIKDFK from the coding sequence ATGAATTTTTCTCATGTATATGAGATTTATTGTAATCGCATAAATAAAAAGTTATTCGAAATAATACAAGACTTGCCTTTTCAAAACTCTGTTCTTTTAAAAGCTATGAAATATAGTACATTATTAGGAGGTAAAAGATTACGTTCATGTTTAATATATGCTACTGGAGAAATATTTCAAATAAATATTACTACACTTGATGTTATATCTGCAGCTGTTGAATTAGTTCATTCATATTCTTTAATTCACGATGATTTACCGTGCATTGATAATGATTATTATAGAAGAGGAAAAATATCTTGTCACATAAAATATGGTGAAAATATTGCTTTATTGGCAGGTGATGCATTACAGGGATTAGCATTTAATATTTTGTCAAATAATAATATGCCAGGAGTACATGATGCTATTCGTTTAAAAATGATTTCTGAGTTTTCCAATTCAATTGGTTATTCCGGAATGTGTATTGGTCAAATGCTAGACTTAGAAAAAACAAGAAAAGAAATAAATATATCTGAATTAAAAAAGATTAATTTATATAAAACCGCATTTTTAATTCGATGTTCTATACGTTTAGCTTATTTTTCTTCAAATAATTTTTCTAAAGAAGTTTTGTTGATTTTAGATAAATTTTCAGTATCTATTGGTTTAGCTTTTCAGATTCAAGATGATATTTGTGATTTTAAACATGATATTAAAAAATTCAAAGATAAAAAAAATAAAATAAAAAACACATATCCATTATTAATAGGATTAAAAAAATCTAAAATTAAAATAAAAGAACTATACGAAGAAGCTTTATTTGCATTAAAAATTTTGAAAAAAAATTTTGATGTCAATATATTAGAATTACTAACACGATTTATAATTAAAGATTTTAAATAA
- the dxs gene encoding 1-deoxy-D-xylulose-5-phosphate synthase encodes MNFDITRYPILSFANSVKRLRLLSIEQLPQLCIELRKYLLDLFSITQGHFASGLGVIEITVALHYVYDTPFDNLLWDVGHQSYPHKILTGRAEKIDSIRKKNGLHPFPFREESKYDILSVGHSSTSISAGLGLSIAAKKEKKNRKTICVVGDGAMTAGMAFEAMNHAGMIQSDLLVVLNDNQMSISRNIGALNKHLKFLRNIKKRNKIFNFSIFENLSFKYLGPFDGHNIFKLIKIFKKIKATKNSSLLHLITKKGKGYLPAELDPIKWHTVSQPFSSSSKSLTYSDVFGSWLCEVAKFDKKIMAITPAMCEGSGMSEFSRLFPNQYFDVAIAEQHAVTFAAGLAIAGYKPVVSIYSTFLQRAYDQIIHDVALQKLSVLFAIDRGGIVGHDGPTHQGVFDLSYLRCIPGIIIMTPSNENECRQMLYTGYMYKEGPSAVRYPKGKGIGISLTPMKLIPLGKSIIKRIGEKIAILNFGTLLQNAYLAAESLNATLVDMRFVKPLDTNIILKLSLKYKFLVTLEEGVVAGGAGSAVNEFIMMKKILLPVLNIGLPDLFISQGSQEEIKHDCQLDSEGIQKKILSWLSN; translated from the coding sequence ATGAATTTTGATATTACAAGATATCCAATTTTATCTTTTGCTAATTCAGTAAAGCGTTTACGACTTTTATCAATTGAACAATTACCACAATTATGCATAGAATTACGAAAATATTTATTAGATTTATTTTCTATTACTCAAGGACATTTTGCGTCTGGGTTGGGTGTGATTGAAATCACAGTTGCTTTGCATTATGTGTATGATACTCCATTTGATAACTTATTATGGGATGTAGGACATCAATCTTATCCTCATAAAATATTAACGGGAAGAGCTGAGAAAATAGATAGTATCAGAAAAAAAAATGGATTACATCCGTTTCCTTTTAGAGAAGAGAGCAAATATGACATTTTAAGTGTTGGACATTCTTCTACTTCTATTAGTGCGGGATTAGGATTGTCAATTGCCGCTAAAAAAGAGAAAAAAAACAGAAAAACTATTTGCGTGGTCGGTGACGGAGCTATGACTGCAGGTATGGCTTTTGAAGCAATGAATCATGCTGGTATGATACAATCTGATCTTTTAGTTGTATTAAACGATAATCAAATGTCTATTTCGAGAAATATAGGTGCTTTAAATAAACATTTAAAATTTTTAAGAAATATAAAAAAAAGAAATAAAATTTTTAATTTTTCAATATTTGAAAATTTAAGTTTTAAATATTTAGGTCCGTTTGATGGTCATAATATTTTTAAATTAATTAAAATTTTTAAAAAAATAAAAGCTACTAAAAATAGTTCCTTGTTACATTTAATTACTAAAAAAGGAAAAGGTTATCTTCCTGCAGAATTAGATCCAATTAAATGGCATACAGTATCTCAACCTTTTTCTTCATCTTCTAAAAGTCTCACTTATTCAGATGTTTTTGGTTCTTGGTTATGTGAAGTAGCTAAATTTGATAAAAAAATAATGGCTATCACACCTGCTATGTGCGAAGGTTCTGGAATGTCAGAATTTTCTCGTCTTTTCCCTAATCAGTATTTCGATGTTGCTATTGCTGAACAACATGCAGTTACTTTTGCAGCTGGTCTCGCTATTGCAGGATATAAACCTGTTGTATCAATTTATTCTACTTTTTTACAACGTGCTTATGATCAAATTATACATGATGTAGCATTACAAAAACTATCAGTTTTATTTGCTATTGATAGAGGAGGAATAGTAGGACATGATGGTCCAACACATCAGGGAGTTTTTGATTTATCTTATTTAAGGTGTATTCCTGGAATTATTATTATGACTCCAAGTAATGAAAATGAATGTAGACAAATGTTGTATACAGGCTATATGTATAAAGAAGGCCCTAGCGCAGTTAGATATCCTAAAGGTAAGGGTATTGGAATATCATTGACACCTATGAAGCTAATTCCATTAGGCAAATCTATTATTAAAAGAATTGGAGAAAAAATAGCAATTTTAAATTTTGGAACTTTGTTACAAAACGCTTATTTAGCGGCAGAAAGCTTAAATGCCACACTTGTCGATATGAGGTTTGTTAAACCATTAGATACAAATATAATTTTAAAATTATCGTTAAAATATAAATTTTTAGTTACACTTGAAGAAGGTGTCGTTGCAGGTGGTGCAGGTAGTGCAGTCAATGAGTTTATTATGATGAAAAAAATTTTACTCCCAGTTTTAAATATTGGATTGCCGGATTTGTTTATTTCTCAAGGCAGTCAAGAGGAAATTAAACATGATTGTCAACTAGACTCAGAAGGAATTCAAAAAAAAATACTTTCTTGGTTATCAAATTAA
- the nusB gene encoding transcription antitermination factor NusB: protein MKPNFRRKARACALQMLYSWEISQNNIRDSAIEFLKEKNKKNIDIIYFYELIIGITYDCKSIDTLMKPYLSRSLKELGQIEKAILRISFYELYKRNDIPYKVSINEGIELAKLFGSEDSHKFINGVLDKAALKIKK from the coding sequence ATAAAACCAAATTTTCGAAGAAAAGCTCGTGCCTGTGCTTTACAAATGCTATATTCTTGGGAAATTTCGCAAAACAATATAAGAGATAGTGCAATAGAATTTCTAAAAGAAAAAAACAAAAAAAATATTGATATTATATATTTTTATGAATTAATCATAGGAATAACCTATGATTGTAAAAGTATAGATACTTTGATGAAACCATATTTGTCTCGTTCATTAAAAGAGCTAGGACAAATCGAAAAAGCTATTCTTAGAATTTCATTCTATGAATTGTATAAAAGAAACGATATACCTTATAAGGTGTCTATTAATGAAGGTATTGAATTAGCAAAATTATTTGGATCTGAAGATAGTCATAAGTTTATTAATGGTGTTTTAGATAAAGCAGCATTAAAAATAAAAAAATAA